Genomic DNA from Sulfolobales archaeon:
TCTCTGGGCACTCCCAGAGATCTTCCTCCCCCCAACCAATACATCGCTAGACCCTGGGTTTACATAGCAATACATGCTCGAGCCAGGCTCGCCCAAGCCTCTGACCCCTGCATCAGCCCCAAGTCTTCTAACGGCTAGGGCTATGCCTTCAGCTATCTTAGCAGCTGATCTAGCTACGTCTAGCTTGTAGAGCTCATGGCTATTGCTTAGAACAATGCTATAGGTTATCTCATGATCCTGTGGGTGTAGAAGCGCAGCACCCCCAGTTGGTCTTCTAACAAGCTTGTATCCGAGCCTCTTGATCTCATCTATATTGACAACCCTCAGGGCGTCCTGCCTCCTACCAATGCTAACCCCGCTTGGAAGCCACATATATAGCCTGAGGGTATCATAGTCAACCCTATTTCTAAGCCTAGCTATAGCCTCATCTATGGCCATGTTTAGCTGCGGATCCCTTGGACCGTCAAAAACCACTCTGAGAAGAGGCATGACCAGCTATCCTCTTAACAGCCTCTAGATAAGCCTCTCTAGCCTTGTACGAGGTTCTCGCAAGTGGATGGGCTACCACATATGAGAAGCCCATCTTATATCCAATCTCCTCTAGCTCCTTAAACTCCTCGATTCTATAGACCTTAGCTACTGGTAGCTGCTTAGGGCTTGGCCTCATATACTGGGATAGCACCAGGATATCAACCCCGGCCTCCCTCAGATCCCTCATAGCCTCTATAACCTCCTCCC
This window encodes:
- a CDS encoding biotin/lipoate A/B protein ligase family protein — encoded protein: MPLLRVVFDGPRDPQLNMAIDEAIARLRNRVDYDTLRLYMWLPSGVSIGRRQDALRVVNIDEIKRLGYKLVRRPTGGAALLHPQDHEITYSIVLSNSHELYKLDVARSAAKIAEGIALAVRRLGADAGVRGLGEPGSSMYCYVNPGSSDVLVGGRKISGSAQRRDWGALLQHGTLLLTYSHELFTRVIRVGEAEDLAARDKVAGLWDILGKIEIGEIYRALAEGFAEALGYRDLIFRPLEPEEISLALTLYREKYSRDEWNIYGIDPERR